Proteins encoded within one genomic window of Arachis ipaensis cultivar K30076 chromosome B08, Araip1.1, whole genome shotgun sequence:
- the LOC107610569 gene encoding anthocyanidin 3-O-glucoside 2''-O-glucosyltransferase-like, producing MCLGVRQSTLLSGPLLPEPTNSTLEKKWKSWLSGFNTKHVIYCALGSECPLNKSQLQELVLGLEVKGFPFLAALKPPAEFDSIEQALPEGFKERVEGRGVVYGGWVQQQLLLGHPSIGCFITHSGAASVTEALVSLCQLVLLLGPYSDHAISARNLESRLKVGIEVVKGEEDGLFSKESLCKAVEIVMNDQNQVGRQVRENHSKIRNLFLSNDFESSCVDGFVRELHCLL from the coding sequence TCAACTCTGCTTTCGGGTCCTCTTTTACCAGAACCAACCAACTCTACTTTGGAGAAAAAATGGAAATCATGGCTCTCAGGCTTCAATACTAAACATGTAATTTACTGTGCATTGGGAAGTGAATGTCCTTTAAACAAATCTCAATTGCAAGAATTAGTTCTCGGTCTTGAAGTAAAAGGTTTTCCGTTTCTTGCGGCGCTTAAGCCACCGGCTGAGTTTGATTCGATTGAGCAAGCGTTACCGGAAGGATTTAAAGAAAGGGTTGAAGGAAGAGGAGTTGTGTATGGTGGTTGGGTGCAGCAACAATTGCTTTTGGGGCACCCTTCTATTGGGTGCTTCATAACACATTCTGGAGCAGCTTCTGTAACCGAAGCGCTAGTGAGTTTGTGCCAGCTCGTGTTATTGCTTGGGCCTTATAGTGATCATGCAATTTCTGCGAGGAATTTGGAGAGTAGGTTGAAGGTTGGAATTGAAGTTGTGAAGGGTGAAGAGGATGGTTTGTTTAGCAAAGAGAGTCTGTGCAAAGCTGTTGAGATTGTAATGAATGATCAGAATCAAGTTGGAAGACAGGTGAGAGAAAATCATAGCAAAATAAGGAATCTCTTTTTAAGCAATGATTTTGAGTCTTCTTGTGTTGATGGTTTTGTTCGTGAGCTTCATTGTTTGCTTTGA
- the LOC107610570 gene encoding homeobox-leucine zipper protein ROC2-like has protein sequence MDCENDCSENINVTELPTITPWNHSSANAPPCDQESSHPIFSNRGMDNSKISSGGCGRFNGDLHCSSINPLSVHESDPSFPNRGMNNMDGFHGASYDLHSFSANAPLPRQESDLIFPTGGMMNSNMCGGGGFNRASDLLLVVSMYAEPTKSEIIALAKSAMDELSKIALEGQPLWVPQKDKKFETLNDIEYLRQFGEVQEIESMKEIMKLVEVGQEESSSSQYLLPTVDSFRRELVPLSLSGNQWSKAFDNIVTRAAVLGNLSNGAEESYDGKVQVMFAEYHLPTPFVPARECYFARYCKQLPYEMWGVVDVSLEKHFPSLATNFRRRPSGCLIRPMPDGFSKVIWVEHVEADHSQLSNHFRPLVTTGLGFGATRWINSIVRHTESSKIMEAKSAPIYVDYGVIIPQAGRTSFLNLADRLVRSFCGDINASMTNQWMPLISSESDSSDVRVMIRNNIEDPGKPIATTVVFSTCLWLNVSPSRLFNFLRHEDSRNKWDLLSRNLTIREFAYMNKGTNPGNRVSLMRAMKSEDKIEIFYIQESYTDTTGSYIVYAPLDEFALSSLANGANPNNVMVLPSGFSILPCGFPSDYIDEKGEGGSILTIAFHTIESHNIKQFFSLESVIVMKKIISETVTNIKDAVLYNNYTNNWQYN, from the exons ATGGATTGTGAGAATGATTGTTCAGAGAACATCAATGTAACTGAACTTCCAACAATAACACCGTGGAATCACTCTTCAGCAAATGCTCCTCCTTGTGATCAAGAATCATCACATCCAATATTTTCAAACAGAGGCATGGATAATAGCAAAATTTCCTCCGGCGGCTGCGGCAGATTTAATGGAGACCTTCATTGTTCTTCAATAAATCCTCTTTCCGTTCACGAATCAGATCCAAGTTTCCCAAACAGAGGCATGAACAACATGGATGGATTCCATGGAGCAAGTTATGACCTTCATTCTTTTTCAGCAAATGCTCCTCTGCCGCGACAAGAATCAGATCTAATTTTCCCAACCGGAGGCATGATGAACAGCAACATGTGTGGCGGCGGCGGATTCAACCGAGCAAGTGACCTTCTCTTGGTGGTGTCAATGTACGCAGAGCCAACAAAGTCGGAAATCATAGCTCTTGCTAAGTCCGCGATGGATGAATTGTCGAAAATAGCCCTGGAAGGGCAGCCTTTGTGGGTCCCGCAGAAGGACAAGAAGTTCGAAACGCTTAACGATATCGAGTACTTGAGGCAGTTCGGTGAGGTTCAAGAAATTGAATCGATGAAGGAGATTATGAAGCTTGTTGAGGTTGGACAAGAAGAGTCTTCTTCTTCCCAGTACTTGTTGCCAACGGTTGACTCGTTTCGAAGGGAGCTTGTTCCGTTATCTCTCAGTGGA AATCAATGGTCCAAAGCATTCGACAATATTGTCACTAGGGCAGCGGTGCTAGGAAACTTATCAAATGGAGCGGAAGAAAGTTATGATGGGAAAGTGCAAGTG ATGTTCGCAGAATATCATTTGCCTACACCATTTGTGCCAGCAAGGGAGTGCTATTTTGCAAGGTACTGCAAGCAATTACCTTATGAAATGTGGGGTGTTGTTGATGTATCCCTTGAGAAGCATTTTCCATCTCTAGCAACCAATTTCCGAAGAAGACCATCAGGCTGCTTGATTAGGCCAATGCCAGACGGATTCTCTAag GTTATATGGGTGGAGCATGTGGAAGCAGACCATAGCCAACTGAGCAACCATTTCCGGCCACTAGTAACAACGGGTTTGGGTTTTGGTGCAACTCGTTGGATTAATTCTATAGTTAGGCACACTGAATCATCTAAAATTATGGAGGCTAAATCAGCTCCAATTTATGTGGATTATGGAG TTATAATACCACAAGCTGGAAGGACAAGTTTCCTTAACCTGGCAGACAGACTTGTGAGAAGCTTTTGTGGTGATATCAATGCTTCAATGACGAATCAATGGATGCCATTAATATCTTCAGAATCTGATTCTTCAGATGTGAGGGTGATGATCAGGAATAACATTGAGGATCCTGGGAAACCTATTGCTACAACTGTGGTGTTTAGCACTTGTCTTTGGCTTAACGTCTCACCATCACGGTTGTTCAATTTCTTGCGTCACGAGGATTCAAGAAACAAG TGGGATTTACTTTCACGTAATCTTACAATTCGGGAATTTGCATATATGAACAAAGGCACAAATCCAGGGAATCGTGTTTCCTTAATGCGAGCAATG AAATCTGAAGACAAGATTGAGATCTTTTACATTCAAGAGAGCTACACAGACACAACAGGATCCTATATTGTTTATGCTCCACTAGACGAATTTGCTTTGTCATCTCTTGCAAATGGAGCAAACCCTAACAATGTAATGGTCCTTCCATCAGGATTTTCTATCCTTCCTTGTGGGTTCCCTAGTGATTATATTGATGAGAAGGGTGAAGGTGGAAGCATTTTAACTATTGCGTTTCATACAATTGAGAGTCACAACATTAAACAATTTTTTTCTCTTGAATCAGTTATTGTCATGAAAAAGATTATTTCAGAGACTGTCACCAATATAAAAGATGCTGTGTTGTATAATAATTACACTAACAATTGGCAGTATAACTGA
- the LOC107610571 gene encoding uncharacterized protein LOC107610571, with the protein MGATPFHHSILKVQLPKHFDKPTDMRYNGTQDPQEHLTAFEARMNLEGVGDEVRCRTFPVTLAGPAIRWFNALPQGSVTTFADITRAFLAQFTTRIVKAKHPINLLGVTQRSDKPTRKYLDKFNDECLEIDGLTDSVASLCLTNGMLNEDFKKHLTTKPM; encoded by the coding sequence ATGGGAGCAACCCCCTTTCATCACTCCATTCTTAAGGTCCAACTACCGAAACATTTCGACAAACCAACGGACATGAGATACAACGGAACCCAGGACCCCCAGGAGCACctaacggcctttgaggccaggatgaacctggagggTGTGGGCGACGAGGTGAGATGTCGCACTTTTCCTGTGACCCTGGCAGGACCGGCAATCCGATGGTTCAACGCTCTCCCTCAAGGGTCCGTGACGACTTTCGCAGACATAACTCGTGCCTTTCTAGCACAATTTACCACGCGCATTGTCAAAGCCAAGCACCCGATCAACCTTCTAGGGGTGACCCAAAGAAGCGACAAACCGACCAGGAAGTATCTTGACAAGTTCAACGACGAATGCCTGGAGATTGACGGCCTGACCGACTCGGTGGCCAGCCTGTGTCTGACAAACGGGATGTTGAATGAAGACTTCAAAAAACACCTCACTACCAAGCCCATGTAG
- the LOC110265237 gene encoding uncharacterized protein LOC110265237 has product MADSSTSSTSSTSQNASKTRKRSHFRAKIKVQNIQIVVQNLHQNNIKLSVKNLKRKQSNNTQHKMAARNQTKDLKCATHLLSDKFRNMTEEKKAIVRDLGFGGLMHVPPLRVDHQLLRELANNFKLGENRLKTGYGSFQITLKTIGDALGINATGNLFPEKVEYKQLSDDDKIIYRRFQGKTLKSLTDEMMEIGVGSEEEHLMFKRIFILYIQMAFLLPTTINKISPVHLAPIFKMDGISERNWGGACFDLLDQGHHRLPGEEEEDN; this is encoded by the exons ATGGCagactcttccacttcctccacttcttccacttctcaaaacgCTTCGAAAACAAGGAAACGCTCCCATTTTCGAGCAaaaatcaaagttcaaaatatacaaatCGTTGTTCAAAACCTCCATCAAAACAACATCAAACTCTCCGTGAAGAATCTGAAGAGAAAACAAAGCAACAACACTCAAC ATAAAATGGCAGCAAGAAACCAaacaaaagaccttaagtgtgccacACATCTCCTGAGTGATAAGTTCAGAAACATGACTGAGGAGAAGAAGGCAATTGTCAGGGATCTCGGATTTGGTGGGTTGATGCACGTCCCACCTCTAAGGGTGGATCACCAACTCTTAAGGGAACTGGCAAACAACTTCAAACTTGGGGAGAACAGACTGAAGACAGGATATGGTTCTTTCCAAATAACACTAAAGACAATAGgtgatgcgcttggcatcaatgcaacag GAAATCTGTTTCCTGAGAAAGTTGAGTATAAGCAACTTTCTGATGATGACAAAATAATTTatagaagattccagggtaagaccctcaaaagtcttaccgATGAAATGATGGAAATAGGCGTTGGCAGCGAAGAGGAACACCTGATGTTCAAGAGGATATTCATCCTCTAcatacagatggcgttccttttgCCAACGACGATAAACAAAATATCGCCCGTGCACCTCGCCCCAATTTTTAAGATGGACGGCATATCGGAGAGAAACTGGGGGGGGGCATGTTTTGACCTTCTTGATCAAGGGCATCACAGACTaccaggagaagaagaagaagacaattga
- the LOC107612468 gene encoding uncharacterized protein LOC107612468 — MAASLTSIVVIIFVNIFFYECSETYEISSDKLDEWLGQNVDKSAAEGKNTSPQIQRETGGESSAKFETPGGMNQIPDDMKQKCYIWETRLKEDAYDNTNEYEEMCTLIGQGEYILMRMHLASLQAKSDIESQIVSAICLILNNKNEKRFKEQIYCLPPDIVCMALSDHPNGEFVSPKTKKKFRVEAYPSFIPFIDRKKLTSFLPLSATRGIGGYG, encoded by the exons atggctgcctctttgaCGTCTATCgtcgtaattatttttgttaacatcttcttttatgaatgtagtgagaCATATGAAATATCAAGTGACAAACTGGATGAATGGCTAGGGCAAAACGTTGATAAATCTGCTGCAGAGGG gAAAAACACAAGTCCACAAATTCAGAGGGAGACTGGGGGAGAAAGTTCTGCaaagtttgaaactcctgggGGAATGAATCAAATTCCGGATGATATGAAACAAAAGTGCTACATCTGGGAGACGAGACTGAAGGAAGATGCATATGACAATACTAACGAGTATGAGGAAATGTGCACTCTGATTGGCCAAGGAGAATACATTTTGATGAGAATGCACCTTGCCTCCCTACAGGCAAAAAGTGATATAGAATCtcag ATTGTATCTGCCATCTGCCTCATCCTCAACAACAAAAATGAAAAGAGGTTTAAAGaacaaatatactgtctcccccccgatattgtg TGCATGGCACTTTCGGATCACCCAAACGGGGAATTCGTATCACCGAAAACGAAAAAGAAATTCAGGGTGGAAGCCTACCCGAGTTTCATTCCCTTcatagatagaaaaaaattaacttc atttttgcCCCTGTCTGCTACTCGGGGCATTGGTGGTTATGGTTGA